The following are encoded together in the Streptomyces asoensis genome:
- a CDS encoding TetR/AcrR family transcriptional regulator — MDIARAAAGLFAARGLKATRAEDIAQAAGIAPRTFYRYFATKEEAVAPLYAAGAERWTEAVRAAPAGLSVPQALEHAVRHTLVPGGGVSAAAWEWARTLIRLAGASPALGKVWAEVCHTSETVLMDVLAERAAATAPQTGTPAPALDASPSASPSASDNVAFAYRRFTATVAGAAVRVAVESWAATDSPPTGRQGPAELALRNLRALHGLSWEEGPGEEA, encoded by the coding sequence ATGGACATCGCCCGAGCGGCGGCCGGCCTCTTCGCCGCCCGGGGCCTGAAGGCCACCCGGGCCGAGGACATCGCCCAGGCCGCGGGAATCGCCCCGCGCACCTTCTACCGGTACTTCGCGACCAAGGAGGAGGCCGTCGCCCCGCTCTACGCGGCGGGCGCCGAGCGCTGGACCGAGGCGGTGCGCGCGGCCCCGGCCGGACTGAGCGTGCCCCAGGCCCTGGAACACGCCGTACGGCACACCCTCGTTCCCGGCGGGGGAGTGTCCGCGGCGGCCTGGGAGTGGGCCCGCACGCTGATCCGGCTGGCCGGAGCCAGTCCTGCCCTGGGCAAGGTCTGGGCAGAGGTCTGCCACACCTCGGAGACGGTGCTCATGGACGTGCTGGCCGAGCGGGCGGCGGCCACCGCGCCGCAGACGGGCACCCCGGCGCCGGCCCTCGACGCCTCTCCTTCCGCCTCTCCTTCCGCTTCCGACAACGTTGCCTTCGCGTACCGCCGCTTCACCGCGACGGTCGCCGGTGCCGCCGTCCGGGTCGCGGTCGAGAGCTGGGCGGCGACGGACTCACCGCCCACCGGCCGACAGGGCCCGGCAGAGCTGGCGCTGCGCAATCTGCGAGCCCTGCACGGGTTGAGCTGGGAGGAAGGGCCGGGGGAGGAGGCCTGA
- a CDS encoding dioxygenase, translating to MSVAPQERALPKERMPALYLSHGAPPLADDPIWPGELAAWSADLPRPKAILMVSAHWEEAPLALGAVDPVPLVYDFWGFPEHYYQVKYDAPGAPELAESVRKLLRAPGVPVQDIPDRGLDHGAYVPLVEMFPAADIPVLQISMPTLDPVKLMDIGRKLAPLRDEGVLIVGSGFFTHNLAALRHTGGGVPTWSSEFDDWGRRALEARDWDGLLDFLHKAPAGRYAHPRTEHFAPLFVTMGAAEMSGELDAQKSVIDGFWLGMAKRSVQFG from the coding sequence ATGTCCGTCGCACCCCAGGAACGCGCTCTGCCTAAGGAGCGCATGCCCGCGCTCTACCTCAGCCACGGCGCTCCGCCCCTCGCGGACGACCCGATCTGGCCCGGCGAGCTCGCCGCCTGGTCCGCCGACCTGCCCCGCCCCAAGGCGATCCTGATGGTCTCCGCCCACTGGGAGGAGGCTCCCCTGGCCCTCGGCGCCGTGGACCCGGTACCCCTCGTCTACGACTTCTGGGGGTTCCCCGAGCACTACTACCAGGTGAAGTACGACGCCCCCGGCGCACCGGAGCTCGCCGAGAGCGTGCGCAAGCTGCTGCGCGCCCCCGGTGTCCCCGTACAGGACATCCCCGACCGCGGCCTCGACCACGGCGCCTACGTACCGCTCGTCGAGATGTTCCCGGCCGCCGACATCCCGGTGCTCCAGATCTCCATGCCCACCCTCGACCCGGTGAAGCTGATGGACATCGGCCGCAAGCTGGCGCCGCTGCGCGACGAGGGTGTCCTGATCGTCGGCTCCGGCTTCTTCACCCACAACCTGGCCGCGCTGCGGCACACGGGTGGGGGAGTGCCCACCTGGTCCTCGGAGTTCGACGACTGGGGACGGCGCGCGCTGGAGGCCCGCGACTGGGACGGCCTGCTGGACTTCCTCCACAAGGCCCCGGCCGGACGGTACGCCCACCCGCGCACCGAGCACTTCGCCCCGCTCTTCGTGACCATGGGCGCGGCGGAGATGTCCGGCGAGCTGGACGCGCAGAAGTCGGTGATCGACGGCTTCTGGCTGGGAATGGCCAAGCGGTCGGTCCAGTTCGGCTGA
- a CDS encoding MFS transporter, giving the protein MSETALKAPGVPGAPDANRWKALAFIALAQLMVVLDATIVNIAMPSAQLDLGISDGNRQWIVTAYALAFGGLLLFGGRIADLWGRKRAFVVGLGGFAAASALGGAAANEAMMFGARALQGAFGALLAPAALSLLAVMFTDAKERAKAFGIYGAIAGGGGAVGLILGGFLTEYLDWRWTFFVNIPFAIIAAAGAYFVIREPEGGRNRSPLDIPGVILSTLGLVSLVYGFTRAESEGWSDSLTVGMFVAAAVLLAAFVIVESKVKAPLLPLRVITERNRGGVYLSLGLAIIAMFGLFLFLTYYLQIVKGYTPVKTGFAFLPMIAGMITGSTQIGTRLMTRVPPRLLMGPGFLVAAVGMLLLTQLQIDTSYAAVLLPGMLLLGLGMGTAFMPAMSMATLGVEPRDAGVASAMVNTSQQVGGAIGTALLNTIAASATTSYIKDHVAGAASKPQQQLVQLEGMVHGYTSAIWFAVGILVAAAAIALTLINAGKPDMGAVAGSGAEEGEDAAVPVMVH; this is encoded by the coding sequence ATGTCTGAAACAGCCCTGAAGGCCCCCGGTGTCCCGGGTGCCCCGGACGCCAACCGCTGGAAAGCGCTGGCCTTCATCGCCCTCGCCCAGCTGATGGTCGTCCTCGACGCGACCATCGTGAACATCGCGATGCCCTCCGCCCAGCTCGACCTGGGCATCTCCGACGGCAACCGGCAGTGGATCGTCACCGCCTACGCCCTCGCCTTCGGTGGTCTGCTGCTCTTCGGCGGCCGGATCGCCGACCTGTGGGGCCGTAAGCGCGCCTTCGTCGTCGGCCTCGGTGGCTTCGCCGCGGCCTCCGCGCTCGGCGGTGCCGCGGCCAACGAGGCGATGATGTTCGGCGCCCGCGCCCTCCAGGGTGCGTTCGGCGCCCTGCTCGCGCCCGCCGCGCTCTCCCTGCTCGCCGTGATGTTCACGGACGCCAAGGAGCGTGCCAAGGCGTTCGGCATCTACGGCGCGATCGCCGGTGGCGGCGGCGCCGTCGGCCTCATCCTCGGCGGCTTCCTCACCGAGTACCTGGACTGGCGCTGGACGTTCTTCGTGAACATCCCGTTCGCGATCATCGCGGCGGCCGGTGCCTACTTCGTCATCCGTGAGCCCGAGGGCGGCCGCAACCGTTCCCCCCTCGACATCCCGGGCGTCATCCTGTCCACCCTCGGTCTGGTCTCCCTGGTCTACGGCTTCACCCGCGCCGAGTCCGAGGGCTGGAGCGACTCCCTGACCGTCGGCATGTTCGTCGCGGCCGCCGTACTGCTGGCCGCCTTCGTCATCGTCGAGTCCAAGGTCAAGGCCCCGCTGCTGCCGCTGCGCGTGATCACCGAGCGCAACCGCGGCGGTGTCTACCTCTCCCTGGGCCTCGCGATCATCGCGATGTTCGGTCTGTTCCTCTTCCTGACCTACTACCTGCAGATCGTGAAGGGTTACACGCCGGTCAAGACCGGTTTCGCCTTCCTTCCGATGATCGCGGGCATGATCACCGGCTCCACCCAGATCGGTACCCGTCTGATGACCCGGGTTCCTCCGCGCCTGCTCATGGGCCCGGGCTTCCTGGTCGCCGCGGTCGGCATGCTGCTGCTGACCCAGCTTCAGATCGACACCTCGTACGCGGCCGTGCTGCTGCCGGGCATGCTGCTCCTCGGCCTCGGCATGGGTACGGCGTTCATGCCGGCCATGTCCATGGCCACGCTGGGTGTCGAGCCGCGGGACGCCGGTGTCGCCTCCGCGATGGTCAACACCTCGCAGCAGGTCGGCGGCGCGATCGGCACCGCCCTGCTGAACACCATCGCCGCCTCCGCGACGACGTCGTACATCAAGGACCACGTCGCCGGCGCCGCCTCCAAGCCCCAGCAGCAGCTGGTGCAGCTGGAGGGCATGGTGCACGGCTACACCAGCGCCATCTGGTTCGCCGTCGGCATCCTGGTCGCGGCCGCCGCGATCGCCCTGACCCTCATCAACGCCGGCAAGCCGGACATGGGCGCGGTCGCGGGCTCCGGGGCCGAGGAGGGCGAGGACGCAGCCGTCCCGGTCATGGTCCACTGA
- a CDS encoding MarR family winged helix-turn-helix transcriptional regulator, protein MTKASTSADEPRWLTDEEQRIWRSYVHATTLLEDHMDRQLQREAGMPHVYYGLLVKLADSAHRRLRMTELAKYAKITRSRLSHAIARLEKNGWVRREECDSDKRGQFAVLTDQGLEVLERAAPGHVAVVRHAVFDRLTPEQQKSLGEIMQIVAEGLQPEEAGADLPWLR, encoded by the coding sequence ATGACGAAGGCATCCACTTCCGCTGACGAGCCCCGATGGCTCACCGACGAGGAGCAGCGCATCTGGCGCTCCTACGTGCACGCCACGACCCTCCTCGAGGATCACATGGACCGCCAGCTCCAGCGGGAAGCCGGCATGCCGCACGTCTACTACGGCCTCCTGGTCAAGCTCGCCGACTCCGCCCACCGGCGTCTGCGGATGACCGAGCTGGCCAAGTACGCGAAGATCACCCGTTCCCGCCTCTCCCACGCCATCGCGCGGCTGGAGAAGAACGGCTGGGTGCGCCGCGAGGAGTGCGACTCGGACAAGCGCGGCCAGTTCGCCGTACTGACGGACCAGGGCCTGGAGGTGCTCGAGCGCGCGGCGCCGGGCCATGTCGCCGTCGTGCGCCACGCGGTGTTCGACCGGCTCACCCCGGAACAGCAGAAGTCCCTCGGCGAGATCATGCAGATCGTCGCCGAGGGACTTCAGCCCGAGGAAGCGGGTGCGGACCTGCCCTGGCTCCGCTAG
- a CDS encoding TetR/AcrR family transcriptional regulator has translation MQTATATPAVRKVTRPRADALRNRERIVVAAREMFVEFGPDVPLDEIARRAGVGNATLYRNFPDRDALVREVVFSVLDRTVEHGQAALAETGDAFGALERFVHASADERISALCPMISSTFDEHHPDLEAARERVELIIEEIMDRAKATGQLRPDVGVGDVMIAVAQLSRPPAGTACLNADRFVHRHLQLFLDGMRAPAPSVLPGSAVTMEDLRQA, from the coding sequence GTGCAGACCGCGACCGCCACCCCAGCCGTGCGCAAGGTGACCCGGCCCCGTGCCGACGCCCTGCGCAACCGGGAGCGGATCGTCGTCGCCGCCCGCGAGATGTTCGTCGAGTTCGGCCCGGATGTGCCGCTCGACGAGATCGCCCGCCGGGCCGGCGTCGGCAACGCCACGCTGTACCGCAACTTCCCCGACCGTGACGCGCTGGTCCGTGAGGTCGTCTTCTCCGTGCTCGACCGCACGGTCGAGCACGGACAGGCCGCCCTCGCCGAGACCGGTGACGCGTTCGGGGCGCTGGAGAGGTTCGTGCACGCCTCCGCCGACGAGCGGATCAGCGCACTGTGCCCGATGATCTCCAGCACCTTCGACGAGCACCACCCCGACCTCGAAGCCGCGCGTGAACGGGTCGAGCTGATCATCGAGGAGATCATGGACCGCGCCAAGGCGACCGGGCAGCTGAGGCCCGACGTGGGCGTGGGTGACGTGATGATCGCGGTGGCCCAGCTCAGCCGGCCCCCGGCCGGCACCGCCTGCCTGAACGCCGACCGGTTCGTCCACCGACACCTTCAGCTGTTCCTGGACGGGATGCGGGCTCCGGCCCCCTCCGTGCTGCCGGGTTCGGCTGTGACCATGGAGGATCTGCGCCAGGCCTGA
- a CDS encoding RNA polymerase sigma factor RpoD/SigA, which produces MATRAVARRKSANGETTDAARSVRAHGGEIADRDLVGMYLDEIARTPLLDAAKEVELSQIIEAGVFAQQVLDGDEESQADASREELEALVADSERAKDIFIRSNLRLVVAVARRYPRSGLPLLDLIQEGNAGLVRAVEKFDYRKGFKFSTYATWWIRQAITRSIADQSRTIRLPVHLVEELGRIRRVQREFNRENGRDPEPAEIATELGSTPERVTDVLDWARDPVSLNMAVDDQGETQFGDLLEDTSAVSPEQSVLTLLRSEELDGLIDRLDPRTASIIKMRYGIDDGRERTLTEVGKEHGLTRERIRQIEKHALLELKKLARDTGFEAAA; this is translated from the coding sequence ATGGCAACCCGTGCCGTCGCCCGTCGCAAGTCCGCCAACGGCGAGACGACCGACGCGGCCCGCAGTGTTCGCGCCCATGGCGGCGAGATCGCCGACCGCGACCTGGTCGGCATGTACCTCGACGAGATCGCGCGCACACCCCTGCTCGACGCCGCCAAGGAAGTCGAGCTGTCGCAGATCATCGAAGCGGGTGTGTTCGCGCAGCAGGTCCTCGACGGCGACGAGGAGTCCCAGGCGGACGCCTCTCGTGAGGAGCTCGAGGCCCTGGTCGCCGACAGCGAGCGGGCCAAGGACATCTTCATCCGTTCCAACCTCCGCCTGGTCGTCGCGGTGGCCCGCCGCTATCCCCGCAGTGGTCTGCCCCTCCTCGACCTGATCCAGGAGGGCAACGCGGGCCTGGTGCGCGCGGTCGAGAAGTTCGACTACCGCAAGGGCTTCAAGTTCTCCACGTACGCGACCTGGTGGATCCGTCAGGCCATCACCCGCTCCATAGCCGACCAGTCACGCACCATCCGCCTGCCCGTCCACCTGGTGGAGGAGCTCGGCCGGATCCGGCGCGTGCAGCGCGAGTTCAACCGGGAGAACGGCCGCGACCCCGAGCCGGCCGAGATCGCGACCGAGCTCGGCTCCACCCCGGAGCGCGTCACGGACGTCCTGGACTGGGCCCGCGACCCGGTTTCGCTCAACATGGCGGTCGACGACCAGGGCGAGACCCAGTTCGGCGATCTGCTGGAGGACACCTCCGCGGTCTCTCCGGAGCAGTCCGTCCTCACGCTGCTGCGCAGCGAGGAGCTGGACGGCCTGATCGACCGTCTCGACCCGCGCACGGCCTCCATCATCAAGATGCGTTACGGCATCGACGACGGCCGTGAGCGCACCCTCACCGAGGTCGGCAAGGAACACGGCCTGACGAGGGAGCGCATCCGTCAGATCGAGAAGCACGCCCTGTTGGAACTGAAGAAGCTGGCCCGCGACACGGGCTTCGAGGCCGCCGCGTAA
- a CDS encoding GNAT family N-acetyltransferase gives MPSDRTEVQVRPGVGSDLEALTSLCNHYVRETPITFDTVAFTAEERRPWLLSHPEDGPYRLMVATEADSQDIPGASQEILGYATSSPYRPKAAYSTSVEVTVYVAPHAGRRGIGTLLHEALFEALSGEDLHRAYAVIAQPDEASARLHERFGFRHVGTYREVGRTFGRYWDVAWYEKEL, from the coding sequence ATGCCGTCGGACCGTACAGAGGTGCAGGTCAGACCCGGAGTCGGGAGTGATCTGGAGGCCCTCACGAGCCTCTGCAACCATTACGTACGTGAGACGCCCATCACATTCGACACCGTGGCCTTCACTGCGGAAGAGCGACGCCCTTGGTTGCTCTCCCACCCTGAAGACGGGCCGTACCGCCTGATGGTTGCCACGGAAGCGGACTCACAGGACATTCCAGGGGCCTCACAGGAAATCCTGGGTTACGCCACATCCAGCCCTTACCGGCCGAAGGCGGCCTACTCCACCTCCGTGGAAGTGACGGTGTACGTCGCCCCGCACGCCGGCCGGCGCGGCATCGGCACGCTTCTGCACGAGGCGCTCTTCGAGGCGCTGTCCGGGGAGGATCTGCACCGCGCGTACGCGGTGATCGCACAGCCCGACGAAGCGTCCGCGCGACTGCACGAACGCTTCGGTTTCCGGCACGTCGGCACGTACCGCGAGGTGGGCCGCACGTTCGGCCGCTACTGGGACGTGGCCTGGTACGAGAAGGAACTCTGA
- a CDS encoding helix-turn-helix transcriptional regulator: MTTDTPARLLQLLSLLQTPREWPGGELAGRLGVSRRTVRRDIDRLRDLGYPVQATMGSDGGYRLVAGKAMPPLVLDDEEAVAIAVGLRAGAGHALEGVDEASVRALAKLEQVLPARLRHRVSTLQAATTPLTSGDGASIAPETLTVIASTVAGQERLRFGYRAKDGTESRRLTEPHRLVSTGLRWYLVAYDLGREDWRTFRVDRIGDLFATGARFTPREPPTGDAAEYLRRSIQRRPDAYEYDIDVTFAAPAEFVSARLPRWLGTPPTDPPAQAGTPERVAVQPSAQAGAQVSPYGDGRCRLRATTSAPVEWVAVRLATLGCAFSIQGPAELVRCADELGGRLSRAAGGGAAGPGESGSGEAESGEG, translated from the coding sequence ATGACGACGGACACTCCGGCTCGGCTGCTGCAACTCCTCTCCCTCCTCCAGACGCCCCGCGAATGGCCCGGCGGCGAGCTCGCCGGCCGTCTCGGGGTGTCCCGCCGCACGGTCCGGCGGGACATCGACCGGCTGCGCGACCTCGGCTATCCCGTCCAGGCCACCATGGGCTCGGACGGCGGGTACCGGCTCGTCGCCGGGAAGGCGATGCCGCCGCTCGTCCTCGACGACGAGGAGGCGGTGGCGATCGCGGTCGGCCTGCGGGCGGGGGCGGGGCACGCGCTGGAGGGCGTCGACGAGGCGTCCGTACGGGCCCTCGCCAAGCTGGAGCAGGTGCTGCCCGCCCGGCTGCGCCACCGCGTCTCCACCCTCCAGGCCGCGACCACACCGCTGACCAGCGGCGACGGCGCGAGCATCGCACCGGAGACACTGACCGTCATCGCCTCCACGGTCGCCGGGCAGGAGCGGCTGCGGTTCGGCTACCGCGCGAAGGACGGCACGGAGTCACGCCGCCTGACCGAGCCGCACCGCCTCGTGTCCACCGGCCTGCGCTGGTACCTCGTGGCCTACGACCTCGGTCGCGAGGACTGGCGGACGTTCCGGGTGGACCGGATCGGGGACCTGTTCGCGACCGGCGCCCGCTTCACTCCGCGCGAACCGCCGACGGGGGACGCGGCCGAATACCTCCGGCGCTCCATCCAACGCCGTCCGGACGCCTACGAGTACGACATCGACGTCACCTTCGCGGCCCCGGCCGAGTTCGTGTCGGCGCGGCTGCCGAGGTGGCTGGGCACGCCGCCCACGGATCCACCGGCGCAGGCCGGAACTCCGGAGCGCGTTGCGGTGCAGCCGTCGGCGCAGGCCGGGGCGCAGGTGTCGCCGTACGGAGACGGGAGGTGCCGGCTCCGGGCCACGACGAGTGCGCCCGTGGAGTGGGTGGCCGTGCGCCTGGCCACGCTGGGCTGCGCGTTCTCGATCCAGGGACCCGCAGAACTGGTCCGGTGCGCCGACGAGTTGGGCGGGCGCCTGAGCCGTGCCGCCGGGGGTGGAGCGGCGGGGCCCGGGGAGAGCGGGTCGGGAGAGGCCGAGTCCGGAGAAGGCTGA